From the genome of Sphingomonas sp. HMP6, one region includes:
- a CDS encoding hydrolase, with amino-acid sequence MTRDPRRAAVVTEALSWELTPYHERARIKGVGVDCAQFPAAVYEAAGMIPHIEPDYNPQWMLHRDEEQYLGWVRTYAREIERAAVGPGDFAIWKFGRCFSHGAIVIALPEVIHAVIAGNGVLRGNADRDEELRSRAVKFFTLFEDR; translated from the coding sequence TTGACCCGCGATCCGCGGCGCGCCGCCGTCGTCACCGAAGCCCTGTCATGGGAATTGACGCCGTATCACGAACGCGCCCGGATCAAGGGCGTCGGGGTGGACTGTGCCCAATTTCCGGCCGCCGTGTACGAAGCCGCGGGCATGATCCCACACATCGAGCCGGACTATAATCCGCAATGGATGCTGCACCGGGACGAGGAACAATATCTCGGCTGGGTTCGCACCTATGCCCGCGAGATTGAGCGCGCGGCGGTGGGCCCCGGTGACTTCGCGATCTGGAAGTTCGGGCGCTGCTTCAGTCACGGTGCGATCGTCATCGCCCTCCCCGAAGTCATCCACGCTGTCATCGCTGGGAACGGCGTCCTTCGCGGCAACGCCGACCGCGACGAGGAACTGCGCAGCCGCGCCGTCAAATTCTTCACTCTATTCGAGGACCGATAA
- a CDS encoding DUF2163 domain-containing protein: protein MKTASAPLLALLNSGVDFQTADLWTITLNGGTVIRWSGADVKLVSGGQTFALGPGISRNAITEKIGLEVATLEVTITADSADLINGTPIIPFIAKRGLDGANVRLDRAFLTDWNLPVVGTVLRFSGKLTSVPVVGGSEAQLTISSWTAYLNANMPANLYQAACLHSPYDAGCTLLPATYAQTGTISGTPTLTGFSSGMTTTAGDFAQGRVTFTSGPLTGIAATVRSNDGAGGFQFVRALPALPIAGNTFSVIPGCDLTISRCGTRFNNLLNRKGTDFVPVPETAFG, encoded by the coding sequence ATGAAAACCGCTTCCGCGCCGCTGCTGGCGCTGCTCAACAGCGGCGTCGATTTCCAGACCGCGGACCTGTGGACGATCACCCTCAACGGCGGCACCGTCATCCGGTGGTCCGGCGCCGACGTGAAGTTGGTATCCGGCGGACAGACCTTCGCGCTCGGCCCCGGTATCAGCCGCAACGCGATCACCGAAAAGATCGGCCTCGAGGTCGCCACGCTTGAGGTGACGATCACCGCGGATTCGGCCGACCTAATCAACGGGACACCGATCATCCCGTTCATCGCAAAGCGCGGGCTGGACGGTGCGAACGTCCGGCTCGACCGCGCGTTCCTGACCGACTGGAACCTGCCCGTCGTCGGCACGGTGCTGCGCTTTTCCGGCAAGCTGACATCGGTGCCGGTGGTCGGCGGGAGCGAGGCGCAACTGACAATCTCGTCGTGGACCGCCTACCTCAACGCCAACATGCCGGCGAACCTCTATCAGGCCGCTTGCCTCCACTCCCCGTATGATGCGGGCTGCACGCTGCTCCCGGCGACCTACGCCCAGACCGGCACGATCAGCGGCACGCCGACACTCACCGGGTTTTCATCCGGCATGACGACGACTGCGGGGGATTTTGCACAAGGCCGGGTCACCTTCACCTCCGGCCCGCTCACCGGCATCGCGGCGACGGTGCGCAGCAACGACGGTGCCGGCGGCTTCCAGTTCGTCCGCGCCTTGCCCGCGCTGCCGATCGCGGGAAACACGTTCAGCGTCATCCCCGGCTGCGACCTCACCATCTCGCGCTGCGGCACGCGGTTCAACAACCTGCTCAACCGCAAGGGCACCGACTTCGTGCCTGTGCCCGAAACGGCGTTCGGTTGA
- a CDS encoding DUF2460 domain-containing protein has product MAIGFDFSAGVLPSGATLARAAGSATYYNSSGALVAAGTNVARFDYNPYTLAYRGLLLEPAATNAALYSDDFSNAAYTFNLMTGTATGIRETTASGFHEVRQTFSYGAVSCMSVVAKLASGSPTRYLLLNTPGGAGSAIYDLAAGTTVIFGTNVTGAVAERVSATEFRCSMIYTNSASTGPFALGSTTNNNNNSSHTGVTTAGFDLKGFQFEAGSKPTSRIPTTSAAATRPADVLTLDWSSFGVPNGTITARYTFDDGSTQDVVTVIAGGVSVVPTNLNRPWITGVLGVGVTVPDTFNNPSIFPLLPGQMFPALKTPIWNTKIATAASGRERRRKQWAYPRWRFKIGHEVLRDTVAYPELQRLFAFFNANAGQYTEFSYFDAFDNAVVDQAFGTGDGTTTTFQLMRTGGAGAILFTEPVRSVISCKAKVAGTLATTTVNYGGTVTFATAPAAGAALTWTGAYMFLVRFEQDDMDASQLMQGLWSQAGLALITVKR; this is encoded by the coding sequence ATGGCAATAGGCTTCGACTTTTCCGCTGGCGTCCTTCCGTCCGGGGCGACGCTCGCCCGCGCGGCTGGGTCGGCGACCTATTACAATTCGTCCGGCGCGCTCGTTGCTGCGGGCACGAACGTCGCGCGCTTCGATTACAACCCGTACACGCTGGCATATCGCGGGCTGTTGCTCGAGCCAGCCGCTACCAATGCTGCGCTGTACAGCGACGATTTCTCAAACGCTGCGTACACCTTCAACCTGATGACGGGAACGGCCACCGGCATCCGCGAGACGACCGCTTCGGGCTTTCATGAAGTAAGGCAAACCTTTAGCTACGGCGCTGTTTCGTGCATGTCCGTCGTCGCGAAGCTGGCGAGTGGAAGTCCTACGCGATACTTGCTGTTAAACACACCGGGCGGGGCAGGGTCAGCGATTTACGATCTGGCGGCTGGCACGACCGTCATCTTTGGAACCAACGTAACCGGCGCCGTCGCTGAGCGGGTTTCTGCCACAGAATTTCGCTGCTCGATGATTTACACGAATTCTGCCTCGACCGGTCCGTTTGCTCTCGGGTCGACGACCAACAACAACAACAATTCGTCCCATACCGGCGTCACGACCGCCGGATTTGACCTCAAGGGTTTCCAGTTTGAAGCTGGCTCGAAGCCGACATCGCGCATCCCGACGACGAGTGCAGCAGCTACCCGCCCAGCCGATGTTCTGACGCTCGACTGGAGCTCGTTCGGCGTACCCAACGGCACGATCACCGCGCGCTACACGTTCGACGATGGTTCGACGCAGGACGTTGTGACGGTCATCGCCGGCGGCGTCTCGGTGGTGCCAACGAACCTCAACCGGCCTTGGATCACCGGCGTCCTCGGCGTTGGCGTTACGGTCCCCGATACCTTCAACAATCCATCGATCTTCCCGCTACTGCCGGGCCAAATGTTCCCGGCGCTGAAAACCCCGATCTGGAACACCAAGATCGCGACGGCGGCATCGGGCCGCGAACGGCGGCGCAAGCAATGGGCCTACCCGCGCTGGCGCTTCAAGATCGGCCACGAGGTTTTGCGCGATACCGTCGCCTACCCGGAATTGCAGCGGCTCTTCGCGTTCTTTAACGCCAACGCCGGGCAATATACCGAATTCTCCTATTTCGACGCCTTCGATAACGCGGTGGTCGATCAGGCTTTCGGCACCGGCGACGGCACGACCACGACGTTCCAGCTGATGCGGACCGGCGGGGCCGGGGCGATCCTGTTCACGGAGCCGGTGCGCTCGGTCATCTCCTGCAAGGCGAAGGTCGCTGGCACGCTTGCGACGACGACCGTGAACTACGGCGGGACCGTCACCTTCGCCACCGCTCCCGCCGCCGGCGCCGCTCTGACGTGGACCGGTGCCTACATGTTTCTGGTCCGGTTCGAGCAAGACGACATGGATGCAAGCCAGCTGATGCAGGGGCTGTGGTCGCAAGCGGGCCTCGCCTTAATCACGGTGAAACGCTGA
- a CDS encoding ribbon-helix-helix domain-containing protein produces the protein MGYPHFMSGSILDIPKKRGRPSTGGRQEGVLVRLPAEQLARLDAWREPSGLSRPEAIRRLVEAGLKT, from the coding sequence ATGGGATATCCGCATTTTATGAGCGGGTCAATACTGGATATCCCAAAAAAGCGCGGGCGTCCCTCTACTGGGGGGCGGCAGGAGGGCGTTCTGGTTCGCCTGCCCGCTGAACAGCTGGCTCGATTAGATGCTTGGCGCGAGCCGAGCGGCCTTTCGCGACCAGAAGCCATTCGTCGCCTCGTTGAGGCTGGCTTGAAGACATAG
- a CDS encoding phage antirepressor N-terminal domain-containing protein codes for MSEIVTINFRGDDLYGFKRDDGTFMAVKPMCEAMGIPYDAQRQRISRDPILSKAASIMLAPFAGSRGQEVTCLLVKRVNFWLAGVDTNRIKDEAVRERVLLYQEECADVLYDHFAGRAAPALPDFGASTDSSDSVRLRMVNEAGRYFGVRAAREMWFLQDLPIVPAMRVEQQADLFDPSTIRHPESEAA; via the coding sequence ATGAGCGAGATCGTAACAATCAACTTCCGTGGCGATGATCTTTATGGGTTCAAGCGCGACGATGGCACGTTCATGGCCGTCAAACCGATGTGCGAAGCAATGGGCATCCCCTATGATGCGCAACGCCAACGCATCTCTCGTGACCCGATTTTGAGCAAAGCCGCGAGCATCATGCTCGCACCTTTCGCCGGTAGCCGGGGTCAGGAGGTCACCTGCCTGCTGGTCAAGCGTGTCAATTTCTGGCTGGCGGGGGTCGATACCAACCGAATCAAGGACGAGGCAGTCCGCGAGCGCGTCCTTCTCTACCAAGAGGAATGCGCTGACGTTCTCTATGACCACTTTGCGGGTCGCGCAGCCCCGGCACTGCCCGATTTTGGTGCCTCAACCGACTCCAGCGACAGCGTTCGTCTCCGGATGGTCAACGAGGCCGGTCGCTACTTCGGGGTCCGAGCCGCTCGCGAAATGTGGTTCTTGCAGGATCTGCCCATCGTCCCAGCAATGCGGGTCGAGCAGCAAGCTGACCTGTTTGATCCCAGCACGATCCGTCACCCGGAGTCCGAAGCGGCGTAA